The proteins below are encoded in one region of Mustelus asterias unplaced genomic scaffold, sMusAst1.hap1.1 HAP1_SCAFFOLD_1829, whole genome shotgun sequence:
- the LOC144488741 gene encoding unconventional myosin-Ie-like yields the protein MEQPTLPRQGAASRARAYPSQQNLDFMNVPEQGVAGLQRRMSKEVKPLPGGGRAKPQPRARPRLTRCRALYAYDAQDTDELSFNADDIIEIVREDTSGWWVGRIRGKEGLLPGNYVEKI from the exons atggagcagcccACGTTACCCCGGCAGGGGGCAGCCTCCCGGGCACGGGCCTACCCCTCTCAACAGAACCTGGACTTCATGAACGTTCCAGAGCAGGGAGTGGCCGG GTTGCAGAGACGGATGTCGAAGGAGGTTAAACCCCTTCCAGGGGGCGGGCGTGCGAAACCCCAGCCTCGTGCCCGGCCCAGGCTGACGAGGTGCCGTGCTCTGTATGCCTACGATGCCCAGGACACGGACGAGTTAAGTTTCAACGCGGACGACATCATAGAGATCGTGAGGGAAG ATACCTCCGGTTGGTGGGTCGGACGAATCCGGGGGAAGGAAGGATTGCTGCCCGGAAACTACGTGGAGAAGATCTGA